A genomic stretch from Engraulis encrasicolus isolate BLACKSEA-1 chromosome 10, IST_EnEncr_1.0, whole genome shotgun sequence includes:
- the neurod4 gene encoding neurogenic differentiation factor 4 — protein MMTKQFGKCGEVSELVSSLGWMDEDLSSQDGDRTPDMSRYRLGGGGSRGGPMELGSEEMEEEDEEEEEGGDDEDLLGPDGEKAPKRRGPKKKKMTKARIERFRARRVKANARERSRMHGLNDALDNLRRVMPCYSKTQKLSKIETLRLARNYIWALGEVLESGGLPDSPGFVEMLCKGLSQPTSNLVAGCLQLGPSPVILAKMDDKCVGMGGGMPGAGMGVVGIGGPGGHHPLSSYPSPGLPSPPYGSLEAAHLLHLKGFKGPAYETTSPNDSTPPYDGPLTPPLSISGNFALKQEPSPHEAERNYPPTSATATGGHFLSASHHYPPASMAAAAATHALFPGSRYEMPLDMAFESFAPPPHMVTSQMGAIYSE, from the coding sequence ATGATGACCAAACAGTTTGGCAAGTGTGGTGAGGTCAGCGAGCTGGTGAGCAGCCTGGGCTGGATGGACGAGGACCTGAGCTCCCAGGACGGGGATCGCACCCCTGACATGAGCCGCTACCGCCTGGGGGGCGGAGGCAGCCGCGGGGGCCCCATGGAGCTGGGcagtgaggagatggaggaggaggacgaggaggaggaggagggaggagatgacGAAGACCTGCTGGGGCCCGACGGAGAGAAGGCCCCTAAGCGCCGCGGccccaagaagaagaagatgaccaAGGCCCGGATAGAGCGTTTCCGTGCGCGGCGAGTCAAAGCCAACGCACGCGAGCGCTCTCGCATGCACGGGCTGAACGACGCGCTGGATAACCTGCGTCGCGTCATGCCCTGCTACTCCAAGACCCAGAAGCTGAGCAAGATCGAGACCCTGCGGCTGGCCCGCAACTACATCTGGGCTCTGGGCGAGGTGCTGGAGAGCGGCGGGCTGCCCGACAGCCCCGGCTTCGTAGAGATGCTCTGCAAGGGCCTCTCGCAGCCCACCAGCAACCTGGTGGCCGGCTGCCTGCAGCTGGGGCCCTCGCCCGTCATCCTGGCCAAGATGGACGACAAGTGCGTGGGCATGGGCGGCGGCATGCCCGGAGCTGGCATGGGGGTGGTGGGTATCGGCGGGCCCGGCGGGCACCATCCTCTGAGCAGTTACCCGTCGCCCGGGTTACCCAGCCCCCCCTATGGCTCCCTGGAGGCCGCGCACCTGCTGCACCTGAAGGGCTTCAAAGGCCCCGCCTACGAGACGACCTCGCCCAATGACAGCACGCCGCCGTACGACGGGCCCCTGACGCCGCCGCTCAGCATCAGCGGGAACTTTGCCCTGAAACAGGAGCCGTCTCCGCACGAGGCCGAGCGGAACTACCCCCCTACCTCCGCCACCGCCACTGGGGGCCACTTCCTCTCCGCGTCACACCACTACCCCCCCGCCTCCATGGCTGCCGCTGCCGCCACGCACGCACTCTTCCCTGGCTCTCGCTACGAGATGCCCCTGGACATGGCCTTCGAGTCCTTTGCACCGCCCCCGCACATGGTGACGTCACAGATGGGCGCCATCTACAGCGAGTGA